The following proteins come from a genomic window of Pseudomonas hygromyciniae:
- a CDS encoding HlyD family type I secretion periplasmic adaptor subunit, whose amino-acid sequence MSTKNSLQPEQTFPERDARFFSRLGWVMTVVGAGGFFLWASLAPLDQGIPVQGTVVVSGKRKAVQTLSPGVVSRILVREGEVVKQGQPLFRLDQTQSQADVHSLQAQYRMAWASVARWQSERDNLPAVVFPAELSSAADPALALVLEGQRQLFSSRRDAFAREQSGIRASIEGASAQLNGMRRARTDLSAQAQSLRDQLANLQPLADNGYIPRNRLLEYQRQLSQVQQDLAQNSGESGRLEQGILESRLKLQQHSEEYQKEVRSQLADAQLRSLTLEQQLTSAGFDLQHSEINAPADGIAVNLGVHTEGAVVRAGETLLEIVPQDTRLEVEGRLPVNLVDKVGSHLPVDILFTAFNQSRTPRVPGEVSLISADQLLDEKTGAPYYVLRTTVSDASLEKLQGLVIKPGMPAEMFVRTGERSLLNYLFKPLLDRAGSALTEE is encoded by the coding sequence ATGAGTACCAAGAACAGCCTGCAACCAGAGCAGACCTTTCCCGAGCGCGATGCGCGCTTTTTCTCCCGTTTGGGCTGGGTAATGACGGTGGTCGGCGCGGGGGGATTCTTCCTCTGGGCCAGCCTCGCGCCGCTGGACCAGGGGATCCCGGTGCAGGGCACAGTGGTGGTGTCCGGCAAGCGCAAGGCCGTGCAAACCCTGAGCCCCGGCGTGGTCAGCCGGATCCTGGTGCGCGAAGGCGAGGTGGTCAAACAGGGCCAGCCGCTGTTTCGCCTCGACCAGACCCAAAGCCAGGCCGACGTGCATTCCCTGCAAGCCCAATACCGCATGGCCTGGGCCAGCGTCGCCCGTTGGCAGAGCGAGCGCGATAACTTACCGGCGGTGGTCTTTCCCGCTGAACTGAGTAGCGCCGCCGATCCTGCGCTGGCCTTGGTGCTTGAAGGCCAGCGCCAGTTGTTCAGCAGCCGGCGCGATGCCTTTGCCCGCGAGCAATCGGGGATCCGCGCCAGCATCGAAGGCGCCAGCGCCCAACTCAACGGCATGCGCCGCGCCCGCACTGACCTGAGCGCCCAGGCGCAATCGCTGCGTGATCAACTGGCCAACCTGCAACCCTTGGCCGACAACGGCTACATCCCGCGCAACCGCTTGCTGGAGTACCAGCGTCAACTGTCCCAGGTGCAGCAGGACCTGGCGCAGAACAGCGGCGAAAGCGGGCGCCTGGAGCAGGGCATTCTCGAATCGCGCCTCAAGTTGCAACAGCACAGCGAGGAGTACCAGAAGGAAGTGCGCAGCCAACTGGCCGACGCGCAGCTACGCAGCCTGACCCTGGAGCAGCAGTTGACCTCCGCCGGCTTTGACCTGCAACACAGTGAAATCAACGCGCCGGCCGATGGCATCGCAGTCAACCTCGGGGTGCATACCGAGGGTGCCGTGGTGCGAGCCGGGGAAACCCTGCTGGAAATCGTGCCCCAGGACACGCGCCTGGAAGTGGAAGGGCGTTTGCCGGTGAACCTGGTGGACAAGGTCGGCAGCCATCTGCCCGTGGACATTCTGTTCACCGCCTTCAATCAGAGCCGCACGCCTCGAGTGCCGGGAGAAGTGAGCCTGATCTCCGCCGACCAGTTGCTCGATGAAAAAACCGGCGCGCCGTATTACGTGCTGCGCACCACGGTCAGCGATGCCTCCCTGGAAAAACTCCAGGGCCTGGTGATCAAGCCGGGCATGCCTGCCGAGATGTTTGTGCGTACCGGCGAACGCTCGTTGCTCAACTACCTGTTCAAGCCGCTGCTCGACCGTGCCGGCTCGGCGTTGACCGAGGAATGA
- a CDS encoding TolC family outer membrane protein has protein sequence MKPLFIALLLACSSAQAAMGPFDVYELALRNDPVFLGAIKERDAGLENRTIGRAGLLPRLSYNYNKGRNNSQANLPDGRGGHYHDDRNYNSFGSTFTLQQPLFDYEAYANYRKGVAQALFADESFRDKSQALLVRVLTYYTQALFAQDQIDIARAKKKAYEQQFQQNQHLFQQGEGTRTDILEAESRYELATAEEIQALDEQDASLRELGALLGVQSVDIADLAPLSRDFAAFTLAPANYDSWHELALTNNPTLASQRQAVEVARYEVERNRAGHLPRITAYASSRQQESDSGNTYNQRYDTNTIGIEVSVPLYAGGGVSASTRQASRSMEQAEYELEGKTRETLIELRRQFSACLSGVSKLRAYQKALTSAEALVVSTKQSILGGERVNLDALNAEQQLYSTRRDLAQARYDYLMAWTKLHYYAGNLRDTDLAKVDEAFGPAPR, from the coding sequence ATGAAGCCACTGTTCATCGCCTTGCTCCTCGCCTGCAGCAGCGCCCAGGCCGCCATGGGCCCGTTCGATGTGTATGAACTGGCCCTGCGAAACGATCCAGTGTTCCTCGGTGCGATCAAGGAGCGTGACGCCGGCCTGGAAAACCGCACCATTGGCCGCGCCGGCCTGTTGCCCCGGCTGTCGTACAACTACAACAAGGGTCGCAACAACTCCCAGGCCAACCTGCCCGATGGCCGTGGCGGCCACTATCACGACGACCGCAACTACAACAGCTTCGGCTCGACCTTCACCCTGCAACAGCCGCTGTTCGACTACGAAGCCTATGCCAACTACCGCAAGGGCGTGGCCCAGGCGCTGTTTGCCGACGAGAGTTTTCGCGACAAAAGCCAGGCACTGTTGGTGCGGGTGCTGACGTATTACACCCAGGCCCTGTTCGCCCAGGACCAGATCGATATCGCCCGGGCAAAAAAGAAAGCCTACGAGCAGCAGTTCCAGCAGAACCAGCACCTGTTCCAGCAAGGCGAGGGCACCCGTACCGACATTCTGGAGGCCGAATCCCGTTATGAACTGGCGACCGCCGAAGAGATCCAGGCGCTTGACGAGCAGGACGCGTCACTGCGCGAACTGGGCGCATTGCTTGGCGTACAGAGCGTCGATATCGCCGACCTGGCGCCACTGAGCCGCGACTTTGCCGCCTTCACCCTGGCCCCGGCCAACTACGACAGCTGGCACGAACTGGCGCTGACCAACAACCCGACCCTGGCCTCCCAGCGCCAGGCCGTGGAAGTGGCGCGCTATGAAGTGGAACGCAACCGCGCCGGGCACCTGCCGCGGATCACTGCGTATGCCAGTTCGCGCCAGCAGGAATCCGACAGCGGCAACACCTACAACCAGCGCTACGACACCAACACCATCGGCATTGAAGTCAGCGTGCCGCTGTATGCCGGGGGTGGCGTATCGGCGTCCACCCGCCAGGCCAGTCGCTCCATGGAGCAGGCCGAGTACGAACTGGAGGGCAAGACCCGCGAGACCCTGATCGAGTTGCGACGCCAGTTCAGTGCCTGCCTGTCGGGGGTCAGCAAGCTGCGCGCCTATCAAAAAGCCCTGACCTCGGCCGAAGCGCTGGTGGTGTCCACCAAGCAAAGCATCCTCGGCGGCGAGCGCGTCAATCTCGATGCCCTCAACGCCGAGCAGCAGCTGTACAGCACCCGCCGCGACCTGGCCCAGGCCCGTTACGACTACCTGATGGCCTGGACCAAGTTGCATTACTACGCGGGCAACCTGCGCGACACCGACCTGGCCAAGGTCGACGAAGCCTTCGGCCCAGCCCCGCGCTGA
- the eprS gene encoding autotransporter serine peptidase EprS, translating to MLCGLASLGTAQAAPYVETGKPGDPASWRSAEYQRDWGLGRMQADQAYAAGISGAGVKIGALDSGFDASHPEASPERFHPVTANGTYVDGSPFSTTGALSPNNDSHGTHVTGTMGAARDGIGMHGVAYNAQLYVGNTNANDSFLFGPTPDPQYFKAVYSAMVDSGVRAINNSWGSQPKDVSYQTLGDLHAAYAQHFNQGTWLEAAADVARAGVINVFSAGNSGYANASVRSALPYFEPELEGHWLAVSGLDQANNQKYNQCGIAKYWCISTPGAKIDSTIPGGGYAVKSGTSMSAPHATGALALVMERYPYLNNEQALQVLLTTATQLDGSLTDAPTAKVGWGVPDLGRAMHGPGQLLGPMDVNLAVGQGDVWSNGISDKALLQRQAEDRAEHLAWQQTLQDKGWGNGIGAGASQQEQTDYAVGMARDAAGALRVYQGSLIKSGGGSLVLSGDSTYRGPTTVNGGVLKVDGSLTSAVTVNNGGTLGGSGRIGALQANSGSVVAPGNSIGTLNVSGDVSFNAGSTYAVELSNASSDRIVADGRATLNGGTVTLALENSPTLLSQPQAQSLIGRQYTILQAAGGITGSFAAVMPNYLFLGGDLDYTGNGVQLAIARNDASFASVAATRNQRAVAAAAEQLGAGNPVYESVLSSDSSVVARQAFQQLSGEIYPAVGAMLINDSRHVRDAVGERLRHVPVTGESNLWIKALGAWGKADSQSEYAGYTRSIGGMLLGVDGQWDEQTRVGVMAGYSDSSLNMGDGTHSSADVDSYHLGTYAGRELGNWRVSLGGAYSWHRGDVQRDLQYADVSAKQKTKLDARSLQVFTEAAYRLDLQALALEPFANLAYVHLDSERFHEKGAGAALQRGSDRRDATLGTLGLRALKTLSLNDQQQVELSGSLGWQHSLTPVESEEHLAFVAGGPSFAVRSTPLQRDAALVGLKASLALSDTTRVNLDYNGQLGAKENNQGVGLSLDWQF from the coding sequence ATGCTGTGTGGGCTGGCCAGCCTGGGCACTGCCCAGGCCGCGCCCTATGTGGAAACCGGCAAGCCGGGCGACCCCGCCAGTTGGCGCTCGGCGGAGTATCAAAGGGACTGGGGCCTGGGGCGCATGCAGGCCGATCAAGCCTATGCGGCGGGTATCAGCGGTGCCGGGGTCAAGATTGGCGCGCTGGACTCGGGCTTCGATGCCAGCCACCCCGAAGCGTCCCCGGAGCGCTTTCACCCGGTGACAGCCAACGGCACCTATGTGGATGGCAGCCCGTTCTCCACCACCGGTGCGTTGAGCCCCAACAACGACTCCCACGGCACCCACGTCACCGGCACCATGGGCGCTGCGCGTGATGGCATTGGCATGCATGGCGTGGCCTACAACGCGCAGCTCTATGTGGGCAATACCAACGCCAACGACAGCTTTCTGTTTGGCCCGACGCCCGATCCCCAGTATTTCAAGGCGGTGTACAGCGCCATGGTCGATTCCGGGGTGCGCGCGATCAACAACAGCTGGGGCAGCCAGCCCAAGGATGTCAGCTACCAGACCCTGGGCGACCTGCACGCGGCCTACGCCCAACACTTCAACCAGGGTACCTGGCTGGAAGCCGCTGCCGATGTGGCCCGGGCCGGGGTGATCAATGTGTTCAGCGCCGGCAACAGCGGCTACGCCAACGCCAGCGTGCGCTCAGCCTTGCCGTACTTTGAACCGGAACTCGAAGGCCATTGGCTGGCGGTGTCGGGCCTGGACCAGGCCAATAACCAGAAGTACAACCAGTGTGGCATCGCCAAGTATTGGTGCATCTCCACCCCCGGCGCGAAGATCGACAGCACCATTCCCGGCGGCGGTTACGCGGTCAAATCCGGCACCTCGATGTCGGCCCCCCATGCTACGGGCGCCTTGGCGCTGGTGATGGAGCGCTACCCGTACTTGAACAACGAGCAGGCCTTGCAGGTGTTGTTGACAACGGCCACGCAACTGGATGGTTCGCTGACCGACGCGCCGACCGCCAAGGTCGGCTGGGGCGTGCCGGACCTTGGCCGGGCGATGCATGGGCCAGGGCAGTTGCTCGGCCCCATGGACGTCAACCTGGCTGTCGGGCAGGGCGATGTGTGGAGCAATGGCATCTCCGACAAGGCGCTGCTGCAGCGCCAGGCCGAAGACCGCGCCGAACACCTGGCCTGGCAACAGACCTTGCAGGACAAGGGCTGGGGAAATGGCATCGGCGCCGGCGCCAGCCAGCAGGAACAGACGGACTACGCGGTGGGCATGGCCCGTGATGCGGCTGGCGCCCTGCGTGTGTATCAAGGCAGCCTGATCAAGTCCGGCGGCGGCAGCCTGGTGCTCAGTGGCGACAGCACTTATCGCGGCCCGACCACGGTCAATGGCGGAGTGTTGAAGGTTGATGGTTCGTTGACCTCGGCGGTCACGGTCAACAATGGCGGGACCTTGGGCGGCTCCGGACGCATTGGCGCGTTGCAGGCCAATAGCGGCAGCGTGGTGGCGCCGGGCAACTCCATCGGCACCTTGAACGTGAGTGGCGATGTGAGCTTCAACGCTGGTTCCACCTATGCCGTGGAGCTGTCGAACGCCAGCAGTGATCGTATCGTTGCCGACGGCAGAGCCACCCTCAACGGCGGCACCGTGACCCTGGCCCTGGAAAACAGCCCGACCTTGCTCAGCCAGCCTCAGGCGCAAAGCCTGATCGGTCGCCAGTACACCATTTTGCAGGCGGCGGGCGGTATCACCGGAAGTTTTGCTGCGGTAATGCCCAACTACCTTTTTCTCGGTGGCGACCTCGATTACACCGGCAACGGCGTGCAACTGGCGATCGCCCGCAATGATGCGAGCTTTGCCAGCGTCGCGGCGACCCGCAACCAGCGCGCCGTGGCCGCGGCTGCCGAGCAGTTGGGGGCTGGCAACCCAGTGTATGAAAGCGTGCTGAGTAGTGATTCCAGCGTGGTTGCCCGCCAAGCCTTCCAGCAGTTGTCTGGCGAGATCTACCCGGCGGTGGGCGCCATGTTGATCAACGACAGCCGCCATGTACGCGATGCCGTCGGTGAGCGCTTGCGCCATGTGCCTGTCACGGGCGAAAGCAACCTGTGGATCAAGGCCCTCGGTGCCTGGGGCAAGGCCGACAGCCAAAGCGAATACGCCGGTTACACCCGCTCTATCGGCGGGATGTTGCTGGGGGTCGATGGCCAGTGGGACGAGCAGACCCGTGTGGGTGTGATGGCGGGCTATAGCGACAGTTCGCTGAACATGGGCGATGGCACGCATTCGTCGGCCGATGTCGACAGCTATCACCTGGGCACCTATGCCGGGCGTGAGCTGGGTAACTGGCGCGTCAGCCTGGGCGGTGCCTACAGCTGGCATCGCGGCGATGTGCAGCGTGACCTGCAATACGCTGACGTCAGCGCCAAGCAAAAAACCAAGCTGGATGCGCGCAGCCTTCAGGTGTTCACCGAGGCGGCCTATCGCCTGGACCTGCAAGCCCTGGCCCTGGAACCGTTCGCCAACCTGGCCTACGTACACCTGGACAGCGAACGGTTCCATGAAAAAGGCGCTGGCGCAGCCCTGCAACGCGGCAGTGATCGGCGCGACGCCACCCTTGGCACCCTGGGCCTGCGCGCCCTCAAAACCCTGTCTCTGAATGACCAGCAGCAAGTGGAACTCTCCGGATCCCTGGGCTGGCAGCACAGCCTTACGCCGGTTGAGTCCGAGGAACATCTGGCCTTTGTCGCTGGCGGCCCCTCGTTTGCCGTGCGCAGCACACCGTTGCAGCGCGACGCCGCGTTGGTGGGCTTGAAAGCCAGCCTGGCATTGAGTGACACCACGCGGGTCAACCTCGATTACAACGGCCAACTGGGCGCGAAGGAAAACAATCAAGGGGTGGGGCTGAGCCTCGACTGGCAGTTCTGA